The following is a genomic window from Bacteroidia bacterium.
AACGCTTCGAGATTGCGGTCTGGTTTGATTGTTTTCTCCCGGGGAGGCGGGCTCGTTTTTACCACCGGAGGTTTTACCCTTTCTGAAGGAGTGGTAGTAAGAACGGGCGGTTCGCTTACTTTTTTATCAGATGAAACGACCTTTTCAGGTGCTTTTTCATCTTTGAGTTGAAGCAATTCTTTTCTCAACGCAAGGATTTCCTGATGCGCCTGATTGTGCTGGCGGATCAGTTCGTTGAGTTTTGCCGAAATTTCCTCTAAGGTTGGGGTGCTCATAAAAGAGAATAAGGGATTTTGCGCAAGAAGATAAGAAAATTACGCAAAACCCCATTCTCTGTTATCATAAGATTTTAGGAAAACGGACTTTTCAGCAGGCAGAATTACCAGTCCTTTTTAGCCTTTTCCTGCTTTTTCTCTTTGTTGGAAACCGTAAATACCCGTGCGAGGTTAAATCCAAAGTATATATCTCCATTGGCCCAGTCTCCGGTGGTTTCTGCGACAAAGAGGTTTTCTGTCATCCCCCGGGAGTTGGTAAACATCAGCTGGAATACGTGTCCGCCGGTTTCGATATCAAAGCTCAGAGACAGGCTATTCTGGAAGTTATTGGCGGTGTAACGGTATCCGGGAATATCGAGGATATAAAAATACTCACAGTTGATACTCATGCTGGGCGTGATTTTCACCCTTCCCCCGGCGCCAACAGCGAAGACATCATTGTCTTCAGCGCGGGTAGCCACGAGGTTGCGGTGGATCATGGTAGGCATGACCTGAAAAGAGAGCGCCTCATTGAATTTTCGGGCGATCAGCAGTTGATGAGAGTAAGACAACCGGGAGCTGAAATAATTGACCCGGTCGGGATCAGCCCAGTAAAGGGTGTTTGCCTGAATTCCGGAGACCCCCACAACAGAAAAAGGCATAACCCGTTTACCTGAGCTTTGTCTGAAGAACTTGACCTTGACAAAGCTGTCATAGGTTTTGTTCACATTACTTCTCCCTACACCGACATTGAGCCAGCGTGTGATTCCGTATTCAAACCCCAGTCGCATATTGGCCTGGTCGAGTCCAAAAAATTGGTAGGCCCCATCGTTTATTCGTCCAAACCTATGGGAAATGATGAGTTGCAGCACTCCCGCAGCCGGCAATTCTATAGAATGCGCATTGACAATACGCACCGATTTAAAGGTTGCAAAGGCATAATTGGTCGTTTCCTCCTCCATATCATTCAGCATATCCATCAGGTCATCCTGAGCAACTGATAAGGCAGGAAAGTATGCCATGAGCAGGCAGAAAAGAATATTCCGTAAGGTGGGCATAAACGTTAGCGTTGGGGGTTATCAATACAAATTTTTAGTTCTCCTGATTGTAGGGCTGATAGTTCATATCAACCGTCACCTCTATTTCCTGTGCGATATTATCTTTCACCACTCCGGGGATTTTGATATCGTAGTCAGCGACAGCTACAGGAAATTTGGCAGAAGAAGATACCTTTCCATCTGCGACTACGATCAGCCCCTCTGTTGAGACTTCTTTAGTCACCCCGTGAATGGTAAGCGAGCCGTTTACTTTCGTTTTATATGAGCCATCCTTGGCGAAGTTAATTTCTTCGAGGTTGGCGATTTTCCCTTTAAAGGTAGCTTTGGGAAACTTAGCGGATTCGACATACTTTTCATTAAAATGCTCCTGCATCAGCGCCTTTTCAAACTGAAAACTTTTCATCAGTACAGCAAATACAATTTCGCCCGTACCCGCGTCGAGGATGCTGGTAACCTGATGGTTGTTGGCTTCAATGTCTTCCATTGCAGTATGAGAGAAAAACTTAATATGGCCAGTGCGGGTCATATATTTTTGGGCATGAAGCTGAAATATGGTAGTCAGCAAAACGATGGCAAAAACAAGCAGATTTTTCATAATGGTTTATTAAGAATATGGGTCAGTTTATAAATATGAGACTTAATTATTAGAGGCCCCGGCATTTATCCAGGACTTGATTTTATCGAGGGTACAGGCAGAAAGTTTGGGTTCGCCATCAGGCATAGGGACATACCCCTGATCATGGTTTATGGCACCCCAAAGTTTGCCGTTGTTGACCATTTTAAGAACATCATTATAAGTATCCAGTGCAATATTTCCACTTTTAGAAACAGCATCATGGCATACGTAACAGCGGTTTTGGAGCAGCGGCTGAACAATGGCCGAATAAGTTACATTCGTAGTATCACATGTATTCGTGCTGGCCGGGTACAGGTCCTCTTCATTGTCGTAATAGCAGCCTGTAAGTATTAGAGAAACAGCACCAAATACCATCAAATATTTCAGCAGTTGGGGGGTTCTGGACATTGTTATTGTAGGTTTATCTGGTTAATTATTTTTAACGCCTGCATCAATCCAGGCTTTTACTTTAGCTATATCACAAGCGGGAAGTTTATTTCCGCCTCTTGGCATGGCAGCGAACCCCGTCTGGTGGTCAATGGAGCCAAAGAGCTTGCCATTATTTGCCATTGCTGCTACTCCGCTATGACTATCAAGGCTAATACTACCAGAAGGATCAGTACCCGAATGGCAGCCTGTGCAGTATTTTGCCATCAGGGGCTGTATCATTCCAGAATACGTGACGTTTGAAGTATCGCAAGCGCTGCTATCTGAGCAGGTCAGATCCTTTGCCCCCTGCAAAATCCACCTGGAAATAATCCCGATTTGCTCTTTAGACAAAGACGTATTAGGTAGAGGAGGCATAATATCCTCATTATCAGTTTCGGTGATAGCTTTATACAAATCACTTTCCCCCAAATTGAAGGGCGAAATTTCCCCTGTTCGCATTACGGATTCGTAATTGGTGAGTATAACACCATCACTCGCAGAGGCAGCATCATGACACCCACTTTTTGCACAGTTGGAAATCAGTATCGGCAATACATCGCGCTCAAAATATACCGTATCTGGATCACAAAGGTGGATATTTTGGGTAGTTGTATCTATCGGATTGGTGACAGTATCGATGGGGTCTCCCGGCCCTCCACCAATCGGAAGAATCGGATCATGTACGCAGGACGACGCCCACATTAGCGACAGCACAACAATTGTGAATAATGGGAAAAGTCTTATTCTAAACATGGTTTTCGGAATATTGCTCATCAAAATCAGAAAATTACTTTAGCACACATCGGGTAAGATTGACATCGGTAAGGAACCCCGTGCATATCCCCCGAACAGTGATTTCTTCACCTGCGGAAAGATTCCTGAGGGCGGCGGCATCATCGCCAACAAAACCACAACTTACCCCAAACATCTCACCGGTAGCATTCAGAATTACGGTTACTCCTTCGGGGCTGTCAGATTTTTCACCGATCATTCCGTTCACTTCTACAATTTTGTTCAGAAATTTTTCATTGGCAGCTGCCTCATCACTGTTGAATGCAGTAAAAAGTTCATCTACGGTCAACGAATACGCCACTTCAGCACCCGACACATCTTCGTGAGGTTTGTTAAACAGGTAGATTGCTGCACTAACGCCGATAAATCCGGCTAAAGCACCAACGATGAGAAAAATCTTAAAACTCCTGGACATAATTATTTTTTATTAAGTCAACAAATAAAGATGTTCTATGTTTTGAACGAAAAAAAACATTACTCAAACGGGATATATTTGGTTTAAATCCGGAAAAATTTCACCTTGTATTATAGTCAGCCTGTATATGCCGACTATACTTTCCTTTTCACTCTTTGTTATATAAATCATTAACTATGCGTGGATTACTACTCGTGGCAATGCTCCTTGCCTTACTTTTTCCGGGCATTATGCCCGGTTTGCAGGCTCAAAACCTGTCTCTCAGCAAAGCGGATATGATCCGGTTGTCTCCTGAATGGAAAGGAGAACGATTTCCCGACGGTCGCCCCAAAGTTTCAGACGCTCTGCTGGCGCGAATGAAACTCGTCACACACGAAGAGGCCTGGGCCGTCATGCGAAATGCCAACTACAAGTACCAGTATGATGACGGATGGCTGGTCATTCACCCCGACAGTATCTTAGTGGGAAGGGCTGTAACGGCTGTATTTATGCCCGGCAGGCCCGACGTGCACAGAGTTATCGACAGCATCGGGCATGCACAGGGCCGGATCAAAAGCCAGAACTCATGGCCCGTCGATCAACTCGTCAAAGGCGATGTATATGTCGGCGACCAGTTTGGTATGCATGAAGACGGTCCCACCATCGGCGACAACCTGGGCAATGCCATCTACACCAATTCTGGCAACGGCATCGTGTACAACGGCGCGATCAGAGACATCGAAGGGCTAAAAGCCATCCCCGGCTTTACCGGATTCGTCAGAAGTTATCACCCCTCACATCACCTCAACAACCCCGACGCACCTGGGCAACTCAATACCACCCTGGTCGGAATCAATGTTCCTGTCAGGATCGGAAAAGTTATGGTCATGCCTGGCGACGTCGTGCTCGGCAAAGAAGGCGCGGTAACATTTATTCCGCCGCACCTCGTCGAAAAAGTAGTTACGACTTCCGAAATCGTGCGGCTGCGCGACATGTTTGGACACCAGCGACTGCGCGAGAAAAAATATACCGCAGGCCAGATTGACAACCGGTGGACAGATGATATCGAGCGGGACTTTTCCGCATGGCTCAACGATCATATCAACGAATTGCCCGTAGGCAAAGAACAAATTCAGGAATTCCTCAAAAACAGAACATGGTAATGAAAACTAACTCACAAAACCGAAGAAACTTTTTCAAAAAAGCCGCACTGGCAGGTGCGATGACTTTTCCCGGTCTTCAGATGCTGGCCGATGCCACAGACCGGACGCCCAAACCATCGGCCCCTTCCGACCTCAAAATCACGGATGTAAAGTGTGGTTATATCCGCGGAGGTCATAGTCTGTTTGTGAAAATCTATA
Proteins encoded in this region:
- a CDS encoding c-type cytochrome domain-containing protein, translating into MSNIPKTMFRIRLFPLFTIVVLSLMWASSCVHDPILPIGGGPGDPIDTVTNPIDTTTQNIHLCDPDTVYFERDVLPILISNCAKSGCHDAASASDGVILTNYESVMRTGEISPFNLGESDLYKAITETDNEDIMPPLPNTSLSKEQIGIISRWILQGAKDLTCSDSSACDTSNVTYSGMIQPLMAKYCTGCHSGTDPSGSISLDSHSGVAAMANNGKLFGSIDHQTGFAAMPRGGNKLPACDIAKVKAWIDAGVKNN
- a CDS encoding YceI family protein; translation: MKNLLVFAIVLLTTIFQLHAQKYMTRTGHIKFFSHTAMEDIEANNHQVTSILDAGTGEIVFAVLMKSFQFEKALMQEHFNEKYVESAKFPKATFKGKIANLEEINFAKDGSYKTKVNGSLTIHGVTKEVSTEGLIVVADGKVSSSAKFPVAVADYDIKIPGVVKDNIAQEIEVTVDMNYQPYNQEN
- a CDS encoding RraA family protein is translated as MPGLQAQNLSLSKADMIRLSPEWKGERFPDGRPKVSDALLARMKLVTHEEAWAVMRNANYKYQYDDGWLVIHPDSILVGRAVTAVFMPGRPDVHRVIDSIGHAQGRIKSQNSWPVDQLVKGDVYVGDQFGMHEDGPTIGDNLGNAIYTNSGNGIVYNGAIRDIEGLKAIPGFTGFVRSYHPSHHLNNPDAPGQLNTTLVGINVPVRIGKVMVMPGDVVLGKEGAVTFIPPHLVEKVVTTSEIVRLRDMFGHQRLREKKYTAGQIDNRWTDDIERDFSAWLNDHINELPVGKEQIQEFLKNRTW
- a CDS encoding DUF5777 family beta-barrel protein, which codes for MAYFPALSVAQDDLMDMLNDMEEETTNYAFATFKSVRIVNAHSIELPAAGVLQLIISHRFGRINDGAYQFFGLDQANMRLGFEYGITRWLNVGVGRSNVNKTYDSFVKVKFFRQSSGKRVMPFSVVGVSGIQANTLYWADPDRVNYFSSRLSYSHQLLIARKFNEALSFQVMPTMIHRNLVATRAEDNDVFAVGAGGRVKITPSMSINCEYFYILDIPGYRYTANNFQNSLSLSFDIETGGHVFQLMFTNSRGMTENLFVAETTGDWANGDIYFGFNLARVFTVSNKEKKQEKAKKDW